One genomic region from Caldicoprobacter guelmensis encodes:
- a CDS encoding helix-hairpin-helix domain-containing protein — protein sequence MLNLDLNQKRVLLVFGTILVLLVTGYILKDVFADNVRPAAARGEQDIVVVSQLEDGGQGGQDKVSQPVSKEGVINQPVKKIKVYIVGAVRYPGVIEVEEGSRLIDVLELAGGATEEADLERVNLALKVQDEGMYKIPKKGEELMVPDPNVSNTTSGIASGKGQQKVNINTADEAMLDTLPGIGPSKAKRIIEYREQNGPFKSIEEIKNVSGIGEKTFEQIKDLITVN from the coding sequence ATGCTCAACCTTGATCTCAATCAAAAAAGGGTTCTGCTTGTGTTTGGTACTATTCTGGTTTTGTTAGTGACGGGATACATTTTAAAGGATGTATTTGCTGATAACGTTAGGCCGGCAGCCGCACGCGGGGAGCAGGATATTGTGGTGGTGTCCCAATTGGAAGATGGTGGGCAAGGTGGTCAGGATAAAGTAAGCCAACCTGTTTCGAAAGAGGGCGTAATTAACCAGCCCGTTAAAAAGATAAAGGTATACATAGTAGGGGCGGTAAGATATCCAGGGGTTATAGAGGTAGAAGAAGGAAGCCGTCTGATAGACGTGCTTGAGCTGGCGGGCGGAGCTACAGAGGAGGCTGACCTTGAAAGGGTAAACCTGGCTTTGAAGGTGCAGGATGAGGGCATGTATAAAATTCCTAAGAAAGGAGAAGAGTTGATGGTCCCTGATCCTAATGTTTCAAATACTACGTCGGGCATTGCATCAGGGAAGGGACAGCAGAAAGTGAATATTAATACCGCAGATGAGGCTATGCTGGATACCTTGCCGGGTATTGGGCCCAGCAAAGCAAAAAGGATTATAGAATATAGAGAGCAAAACGGGCCATTTAAGTCCATAGAAGAGATTAAAAACGTATCGGGGATCGGTGAAAAAACGTTTGAGCAGATTAAGGATTTAATTACAGTCAACTGA
- the rplU gene encoding 50S ribosomal protein L21, whose product MYAIIRTGGKQYRVHEGDILNVEKLDAPEGSTIEISEVLAVSDDENKLKVGTPLLEGAKVEAEVLKHGKGKKIIVYKYKPKKNYRRKYGHRQPYTQIRITKIIG is encoded by the coding sequence ATGTATGCTATCATTAGGACAGGTGGGAAGCAGTATAGGGTGCATGAAGGGGATATTTTGAATGTTGAAAAGCTGGATGCGCCGGAAGGGTCAACCATTGAGATCAGCGAGGTACTGGCTGTAAGTGATGATGAAAATAAGCTGAAGGTGGGGACTCCTCTGCTGGAAGGTGCAAAGGTGGAGGCCGAGGTTTTGAAGCATGGGAAGGGCAAGAAGATTATCGTGTACAAGTACAAGCCCAAGAAGAATTATCGTAGGAAATATGGCCACCGTCAACCTTATACCCAGATCCGCATCACCAAGATTATCGGTTAA
- a CDS encoding ATP cone domain-containing protein: MKVIKRDGRTQEFDIEKIKLTLEKVSDELNEPFTKSDIDNMTREIYKAILSMGKEYIHSFEIHRIVVEQLKAAGFAHIAQAYDDYQRKH; encoded by the coding sequence ATGAAAGTAATTAAAAGAGATGGGAGAACACAAGAATTTGATATTGAAAAGATTAAACTCACCCTGGAAAAGGTATCCGATGAGTTAAATGAACCTTTCACAAAGTCAGACATCGATAACATGACTAGAGAAATATATAAGGCCATATTGAGCATGGGAAAAGAATATATACATTCTTTCGAAATACACCGCATTGTGGTAGAGCAGCTCAAAGCTGCCGGCTTCGCCCATATAGCACAGGCATACGACGATTACCAAAGAAAACATTAG
- the rsfS gene encoding ribosome silencing factor translates to MHNNAKELALQIAKILDAKKAMDVVVLEISHLTIIADYFVIASGNTEIQVRALCDEMMKALREQGIEARGQEGYRHGRWVAVDYGDVVVHIFHREDRAFYNLERLWADSLPLSVDSRH, encoded by the coding sequence TTGCATAATAACGCAAAGGAGTTGGCTTTGCAGATTGCGAAGATTTTGGATGCCAAAAAGGCAATGGACGTGGTTGTACTTGAGATAAGCCACTTGACTATTATAGCCGATTATTTTGTTATAGCCAGTGGCAATACCGAGATACAGGTAAGGGCTTTGTGCGACGAGATGATGAAGGCTTTAAGAGAACAAGGCATAGAAGCCCGAGGGCAAGAAGGATATAGGCACGGTAGATGGGTGGCTGTGGATTACGGCGATGTGGTGGTACACATTTTTCATCGGGAGGATAGGGCTTTTTACAATCTGGAGAGGTTATGGGCCGACAGTTTACCCCTATCGGTTGACAGTCGACACTAA
- a CDS encoding restriction endonuclease — MNSLKRLFSKISEWNYYIEGDKPASILSWVVDAIILSILTLCMSYLWFVYQSKIPWLSLIFALMATATVNIVYLQWRAGQFKRKKQAKLNKIAAAHRIKSLMQLTPTQFKWQLAKALLHSGKFEDIKVGKKFLKAKYDGRQALISFYHTPYSQQVPPFEIYKFLNVLKHSGYTTGFYFTLSSFSNTCNAILQDHDDIELHLIDGNNLIKIMEKAGIFNDSDAIKLHLRDEIEKSKIKKKQARKNLFTPAKAKTYIFYGFLFLAVSFLFRTYFIYYIILSVSFVLLGILVYIANPGTKETKSQDEVLND, encoded by the coding sequence ATGAATTCTTTGAAACGGCTTTTTTCAAAAATAAGCGAATGGAATTATTACATTGAAGGAGATAAGCCCGCATCAATTTTAAGCTGGGTGGTAGATGCCATAATATTGAGCATACTCACCCTTTGCATGTCATACCTATGGTTTGTTTACCAGTCTAAAATTCCCTGGCTGTCACTCATATTTGCTTTAATGGCAACAGCGACCGTTAACATAGTATATTTACAATGGAGAGCAGGGCAGTTCAAAAGAAAAAAACAGGCGAAACTCAATAAAATAGCTGCCGCCCACAGAATAAAAAGCCTTATGCAGCTTACGCCCACACAGTTCAAATGGCAGCTTGCCAAGGCACTGCTGCACAGTGGAAAATTTGAAGACATAAAAGTAGGCAAAAAGTTTTTGAAGGCTAAATACGATGGCAGGCAAGCGCTCATAAGCTTTTATCATACACCTTATAGCCAACAGGTACCTCCTTTTGAAATATATAAATTTTTAAATGTACTAAAACACAGCGGATATACAACAGGTTTTTACTTTACCTTATCAAGCTTTAGCAATACGTGTAATGCCATCCTTCAAGACCATGATGACATCGAGCTTCACCTCATCGATGGAAATAACCTGATCAAAATAATGGAAAAGGCAGGTATTTTCAATGACTCGGATGCCATAAAACTGCACCTTAGGGACGAAATTGAAAAATCAAAAATTAAGAAGAAGCAGGCCAGGAAAAATCTCTTCACCCCTGCAAAAGCCAAAACCTATATCTTTTACGGCTTTTTGTTTTTGGCAGTATCTTTTCTCTTCCGCACCTATTTTATATATTACATTATACTATCGGTGTCATTCGTATTGCTGGGAATACTGGTGTACATCGCTAATCCAGGGACTAAAGAGACTAAATCACAGGATGAAGTTTTAAATGATTAG
- the yqeK gene encoding bis(5'-nucleosyl)-tetraphosphatase (symmetrical) YqeK: protein MVEMMQESEMCEKLRTLMDEERYEHSLGVRDSAVMLAKRYGADVAKARIAGLLHDCAKGLVREEMIGKALEVGIELGPEEFRVEALLHGPVGAVMARQVFGIQDPEILSAIECHTTGKRNMSLLDKIIYLADYIEPNRDFPEVEELRRVAMEDLDKAVLLAVRRTIKYVLDTDRFLHPRTVEAWNDMLKRFKLQKLPG, encoded by the coding sequence ATGGTCGAGATGATGCAGGAAAGTGAGATGTGTGAAAAACTCAGGACTTTGATGGATGAGGAGAGGTATGAGCATTCTTTGGGTGTCAGAGATAGTGCTGTCATGCTGGCGAAAAGGTACGGTGCAGATGTGGCCAAGGCGAGGATTGCGGGGCTGCTTCACGATTGCGCTAAGGGTTTGGTGAGGGAAGAAATGATAGGCAAGGCGTTGGAGGTTGGGATAGAGCTTGGACCTGAGGAGTTCCGGGTTGAGGCTTTATTGCACGGGCCTGTGGGGGCAGTGATGGCCAGGCAGGTGTTTGGGATACAAGACCCCGAGATATTGAGCGCTATTGAGTGCCATACCACTGGGAAAAGGAATATGTCATTGCTTGATAAGATAATATACCTGGCTGATTACATAGAGCCCAACAGGGATTTTCCAGAGGTGGAGGAGTTGAGGCGTGTAGCCATGGAAGACCTGGATAAGGCTGTATTGCTGGCGGTACGACGAACCATTAAATATGTTTTGGATACCGACCGCTTTCTGCATCCCCGAACGGTTGAGGCATGGAATGACATGTTAAAGAGATTTAAGCTACAAAAACTGCCGGGCTGA
- a CDS encoding superoxide dismutase family protein — protein sequence MAIAKIKGGPLAPQLKGVVVFTDVPGGTEVYVEVMGLPQYQPASPGGQPIGPHGFHIHEYGDCDVGDPQDPFQQAGGHWNPTQQLHGNHAGDFPVLFSNNGYARMTFFTDKFKVWEVVGRSVIIHENPDDYRSQPAGNAGRRLGCGVICLY from the coding sequence ATGGCTATTGCCAAGATAAAGGGGGGACCACTGGCTCCCCAACTTAAAGGAGTGGTGGTGTTTACTGATGTGCCCGGTGGTACAGAGGTTTATGTTGAGGTGATGGGGCTTCCACAGTATCAGCCAGCCTCTCCTGGAGGGCAGCCCATAGGACCACACGGCTTTCATATCCACGAGTATGGTGATTGCGATGTTGGAGACCCACAAGACCCATTTCAGCAGGCGGGAGGACACTGGAATCCGACACAGCAACTCCACGGGAACCATGCAGGGGATTTTCCGGTACTGTTTTCAAACAACGGCTATGCCAGGATGACTTTTTTCACTGATAAGTTCAAGGTATGGGAGGTGGTGGGACGATCAGTTATTATCCATGAAAACCCAGATGATTATCGCTCTCAACCTGCTGGAAATGCTGGTAGGAGATTGGGCTGTGGTGTCATTTGTTTGTACTAA
- a CDS encoding ribosomal-processing cysteine protease Prp, translating into MIRVVIKRDYGGDIVGFEVYGHSGYAEAGKDIVCAAVSAVVQTAVLGLTDVLGLEVEYEQRPGKARCNLSEALSQDLREKANVILETMLCGLKSIEEGYGTYIKVEERRLR; encoded by the coding sequence ATGATCCGTGTGGTTATAAAGAGGGACTATGGGGGAGATATAGTAGGTTTTGAAGTATATGGCCATTCGGGATATGCCGAGGCCGGTAAAGATATAGTGTGTGCTGCCGTGTCGGCGGTTGTTCAGACCGCCGTTCTGGGCCTGACGGATGTGTTGGGTCTGGAAGTTGAGTATGAGCAGAGGCCGGGGAAAGCGCGGTGTAACCTTTCTGAGGCACTTTCTCAGGACCTTAGAGAAAAGGCAAATGTGATTTTGGAAACCATGCTGTGCGGATTAAAGAGCATAGAAGAGGGGTACGGGACATACATTAAAGTTGAGGAAAGGAGGTTGAGGTAG
- the leuS gene encoding leucine--tRNA ligase, which translates to MEYRFSEIEKKWQERWEKEKAFRRVEDPTKKKFYMLEMFPYPSGKLHMGHVRNYSIGDVIARYRTMQGYNVLHPMGWDAFGLPAENAAIAHQIHPSTWTWDNINNMREQLKGLGISYDWEREVATCHPSYYRWTQWMFLQFFKRGLAYKKRAFVNWCPSCSTVLANEQVVNGHCERCGTLVGKKDLEQWFFKITDYAERLLKDIDRLTGWPEKVKVMQQNWIGRSEGAMVDFKVEGSEETITVFTTRPDTIYGVTYMVLAPEHPLVLKLVEGTEYESDVRVFIDRMQYMNEITRTSEETEKEGVFIGRYAINPLSGQRVPLYIANYVLLDYGTGAVMGVPAHDQRDFEFATKYGLPIVPVIKPEDDSVDVYNLKHAFEGQGIMINSGPFDGLSNTEAMQKIIEYIEEKGIGKRHVSYRLRDWLISRQRYWGAPIPIIYCDKCGIVPVPEDQLPVILPTDVKFTGKGQSVLAESKSFVNTTCPQCGGPARRETDTMDTFVCSSFYFLRFTDPKNTEAPFSRQKAEYWMPVDQYVGGVEHAILHLLYARFFTKVLYDIGLSPVDEPFTNLLTQGMVLKDGSKMSKSKGNIVSPEDIVAKYGADTARLFILFAAPPEKDLEWSDQGVEGCYRFLNRVWRLVNECKDACKHYNIGDKPANFSESDKELRYVVHNTIKRVTVDIEERFNFNTAISAIMEMVNAIQQYRDKVDESQQNMSVLGEAITHLLLLLAPFAPHITEELWELTGHEGSIHAQSWPAYDPQALVREEVEVVVQVNGKVRDRMMVPVDASQQEVQNMALNLSRIQEFINGKSIVKVVVVPNKLVNIVVK; encoded by the coding sequence ATGGAGTACAGATTCAGTGAGATTGAGAAAAAGTGGCAGGAGAGATGGGAGAAGGAGAAGGCTTTTCGCAGGGTGGAGGACCCTACAAAAAAGAAGTTTTACATGCTGGAGATGTTCCCTTATCCGTCGGGTAAACTGCACATGGGGCATGTGCGAAATTATTCCATAGGCGATGTCATAGCCAGGTATAGGACCATGCAAGGATACAACGTCCTGCATCCCATGGGGTGGGATGCATTTGGTTTGCCGGCTGAAAACGCTGCCATCGCCCACCAAATCCACCCCAGTACGTGGACATGGGACAACATAAACAACATGAGAGAGCAATTAAAAGGCTTGGGAATAAGCTATGACTGGGAACGAGAGGTGGCTACCTGCCATCCCAGCTACTACAGGTGGACCCAGTGGATGTTCCTGCAGTTCTTTAAGCGAGGGTTGGCATATAAGAAACGAGCATTTGTCAACTGGTGTCCCTCTTGCAGCACGGTGCTGGCCAATGAACAGGTGGTCAATGGGCACTGCGAGCGCTGCGGTACGCTGGTAGGCAAAAAGGACCTGGAACAGTGGTTCTTCAAGATCACCGACTATGCCGAGCGTTTGCTCAAGGACATTGACCGGTTGACCGGTTGGCCGGAAAAGGTAAAAGTGATGCAGCAGAACTGGATCGGCCGCAGCGAAGGCGCCATGGTGGATTTCAAGGTGGAGGGCAGCGAGGAGACCATCACCGTCTTTACCACAAGGCCTGACACCATTTACGGCGTGACTTATATGGTGCTGGCGCCTGAACATCCGCTGGTACTCAAGCTGGTTGAGGGCACCGAATATGAAAGCGATGTGCGCGTCTTTATAGACAGGATGCAGTACATGAACGAGATCACGCGCACGTCGGAGGAGACCGAGAAGGAAGGCGTATTTATCGGGCGATATGCCATCAATCCGTTGAGCGGACAGAGGGTCCCGCTGTATATAGCAAACTACGTATTGCTGGATTATGGGACGGGTGCCGTGATGGGCGTTCCGGCTCACGACCAGCGCGACTTCGAATTTGCCACCAAGTACGGATTGCCAATAGTTCCCGTCATCAAGCCGGAAGATGATAGTGTAGACGTATATAATTTAAAACATGCCTTTGAAGGGCAGGGCATAATGATAAATTCCGGGCCGTTTGATGGCCTGTCTAATACGGAGGCCATGCAAAAGATCATCGAATACATAGAAGAAAAGGGTATAGGCAAGAGGCATGTAAGCTACAGGTTGAGGGACTGGCTGATTTCCCGCCAGCGTTACTGGGGAGCACCCATACCTATTATATACTGCGATAAATGCGGTATCGTGCCGGTACCCGAGGATCAGCTGCCGGTGATACTGCCCACCGATGTGAAGTTTACCGGCAAAGGGCAGTCGGTGCTGGCTGAAAGCAAATCGTTTGTTAACACCACCTGTCCGCAGTGCGGTGGCCCGGCAAGGCGTGAGACCGATACCATGGATACATTTGTATGTTCGTCATTCTATTTCTTGAGGTTTACCGACCCCAAGAATACCGAGGCGCCTTTTAGCCGCCAAAAAGCCGAATATTGGATGCCGGTAGACCAGTACGTGGGCGGGGTGGAGCATGCCATACTTCACCTTCTGTATGCCAGGTTCTTCACCAAGGTGCTGTACGATATAGGGCTGTCTCCGGTGGATGAACCTTTTACCAATCTGCTCACGCAGGGGATGGTGCTCAAGGACGGCTCCAAGATGTCAAAGTCCAAGGGCAATATAGTAAGTCCCGAGGATATTGTGGCCAAGTATGGCGCTGATACCGCCAGGCTGTTTATACTTTTCGCAGCACCGCCCGAAAAGGACCTTGAGTGGAGCGACCAGGGGGTTGAAGGATGTTACCGTTTCCTCAACAGGGTATGGAGACTGGTCAATGAGTGCAAGGATGCGTGCAAGCATTACAACATAGGCGACAAGCCCGCTAACTTCTCTGAGAGTGATAAAGAGCTCAGGTACGTTGTGCACAACACCATTAAGCGTGTAACGGTTGACATAGAGGAGAGGTTCAATTTCAATACGGCCATAAGCGCCATCATGGAGATGGTGAACGCTATACAGCAGTATAGGGATAAGGTTGACGAGTCGCAGCAGAATATGTCGGTGTTGGGCGAAGCCATCACCCATCTGCTGTTGCTGCTGGCGCCGTTTGCACCGCACATCACAGAAGAATTGTGGGAGCTAACCGGCCATGAGGGGAGCATACACGCTCAATCCTGGCCTGCTTACGACCCGCAGGCTCTGGTACGGGAAGAGGTTGAAGTGGTTGTGCAGGTCAACGGTAAGGTCAGGGATCGCATGATGGTGCCGGTAGATGCTTCTCAGCAAGAGGTTCAGAATATGGCGCTAAACTTAAGTAGGATACAGGAATTCATAAATGGCAAGAGCATCGTAAAAGTGGTTGTGGTGCCCAATAAGTTGGTCAACATTGTGGTAAAATAA
- the rpmA gene encoding 50S ribosomal protein L27, with translation MFRMNLQLFAHKKGVGSSRNGRDSESKRLGVKRFDGQFVRAGNILVRQRGTKIHPGLNVGLGKDDTLFAKVDGVVKFERLGKDKKKVSVYPMEQLAEAAAAHQ, from the coding sequence ATGTTTAGGATGAATCTTCAGCTTTTTGCACACAAAAAAGGGGTAGGTAGTTCACGTAACGGGCGTGACAGCGAATCAAAGCGCCTGGGTGTAAAGAGGTTTGATGGCCAGTTTGTACGTGCAGGCAACATCTTGGTACGTCAGAGAGGAACCAAGATACATCCAGGTTTAAATGTTGGTTTGGGTAAGGATGATACCCTCTTTGCTAAGGTTGACGGTGTGGTAAAGTTTGAAAGGCTTGGTAAGGACAAGAAGAAGGTAAGCGTATATCCTATGGAGCAGCTGGCGGAAGCTGCTGCTGCGCACCAGTGA
- the obgE gene encoding GTPase ObgE, which produces MFVDIAKIFIKAGDGGRGAVSFRREKYIPRGGPDGGDGGDGGDVIFVVDPGMRTLMDFRYKKHYRAESGHNGGPNNMKGKDGEDLIIRVPPGTVIRDFETGRVLADLTHPGQQKVLARGGRGGKGNAHFATPTRQTPRFAQPGEKGEERWIVLELKSIADVGLIGFPNVGKSTILSVLTSARPKIANYPFTTLTPNLGVVEVDREHSFIMADIPGLIEGAHKGLGLGHDFLRHIERTRMLVHVIDASGLEGRDPVQDFYIINKELEAYSAQLAQRPQIVAANKCDLPGAEHNVRRLKEELEPKGIKVFPVSATQNQGFKELVWEIVNMLDQLPPVESFEEEVVETYEHIPEQEPFEITRDGDVYVVSGPAVDRLMASVNLEDYDSLQYFQRVLRRRGIIDALKEKGIQNGDTVRINDVEFEFIE; this is translated from the coding sequence ATGTTTGTAGATATAGCCAAGATATTCATAAAAGCTGGTGATGGAGGCAGAGGAGCTGTTTCTTTCAGGCGTGAGAAATACATCCCCCGCGGTGGCCCGGATGGAGGCGATGGGGGAGACGGTGGCGATGTCATATTTGTTGTGGACCCGGGTATGCGCACCTTGATGGATTTCAGGTACAAAAAGCATTACAGGGCCGAGTCGGGGCATAACGGTGGTCCTAACAACATGAAAGGTAAAGACGGTGAAGACCTCATCATCAGAGTGCCTCCCGGTACTGTCATAAGGGATTTTGAGACAGGCAGGGTTCTAGCGGATTTGACACATCCCGGGCAGCAAAAAGTTCTGGCACGGGGAGGCCGTGGTGGAAAAGGAAACGCGCACTTTGCTACACCTACGCGTCAGACCCCCAGATTTGCTCAGCCGGGCGAAAAGGGTGAAGAACGGTGGATTGTATTGGAGTTAAAGTCAATTGCCGATGTAGGGTTGATTGGTTTCCCCAATGTAGGCAAATCCACTATACTGTCGGTGCTCACATCTGCGCGGCCTAAGATAGCCAATTATCCATTTACCACTTTGACGCCAAATTTAGGCGTGGTAGAGGTTGACAGGGAACATTCCTTTATCATGGCAGATATTCCCGGTTTGATTGAAGGGGCGCATAAGGGATTAGGGTTAGGTCATGATTTCTTACGCCATATAGAGCGCACACGTATGTTGGTTCACGTGATAGATGCGTCGGGACTAGAAGGTCGGGACCCTGTCCAGGATTTTTATATCATCAATAAAGAACTAGAAGCCTATAGTGCACAGCTAGCGCAGCGCCCCCAGATTGTGGCGGCCAATAAATGTGACCTGCCAGGAGCAGAGCACAACGTGAGACGCTTAAAAGAGGAATTGGAGCCTAAGGGTATTAAGGTGTTTCCGGTTTCTGCTACCCAAAATCAGGGGTTCAAGGAACTGGTGTGGGAGATTGTGAATATGCTTGACCAGCTCCCGCCTGTTGAATCCTTTGAGGAAGAGGTGGTAGAAACCTATGAACATATACCAGAACAGGAGCCCTTTGAAATTACTCGTGATGGAGATGTGTATGTGGTATCAGGCCCGGCTGTGGATCGGCTGATGGCTAGCGTCAATCTAGAAGATTACGACTCCCTGCAGTATTTTCAAAGGGTACTGAGAAGGAGAGGGATCATTGATGCTTTAAAGGAAAAGGGTATTCAAAATGGTGACACGGTGCGTATCAATGATGTGGAGTTTGAATTCATCGAGTGA
- a CDS encoding D-alanyl-D-alanine carboxypeptidase family protein, whose protein sequence is MKRFWALLAALFVLSFHIQSSAAMLNPKDAAKQVESSGSAETTQPPTASEILNLDAEGAVLIEQETGKVLYEKNKDEKLYPASTTKILTALLAIENGNLDEIVTVGNEANLAPRDSSLACIDIGEQITLKDLLVGLLVSSGNDAALTIGAHIGRIVAGNPALPYNQALDKFYELMNKRAADLGATNSHFVNPHGYHNKDHYTTAYDLALIAREAMKHEAFREIVKITYREYPDWNEVDKNDPSKKATRYWVNKNRLLDEKSEYYYPYATGIKTGYTSYSGHCLVSSATKDGLSLIAVVLKSTRDGQWLDSIKLLEYGFEHYTIYEPLKQGQVVATTQVSNHASEDPGAVDIVAAQGFRDVIAKEDVNNIQQNIEWYYTDENNQLHLEAPVYKGQVVGKLTYTLNGKTIGESDLIAARGIERKKTIIDMITPGSGDKLATSGKEHSRSLIVVVVLLLAFIGAAFYTLKRRRRRRYILRRYR, encoded by the coding sequence ATGAAACGATTTTGGGCTTTATTAGCAGCATTATTTGTGCTATCATTTCATATTCAATCATCAGCTGCCATGCTCAACCCTAAAGACGCCGCCAAGCAAGTTGAAAGTTCTGGCTCAGCAGAAACTACACAGCCTCCAACTGCTTCAGAAATATTAAACCTCGATGCTGAAGGCGCCGTCCTCATCGAACAGGAAACCGGTAAAGTGTTATATGAAAAGAACAAGGATGAAAAGCTGTATCCTGCAAGTACAACCAAAATCTTAACGGCTCTGCTGGCAATAGAAAACGGAAACCTGGATGAAATAGTTACGGTAGGCAACGAGGCCAACCTGGCACCAAGGGACAGCAGCCTAGCCTGCATCGATATAGGTGAACAGATAACGCTGAAAGACCTGTTGGTGGGTCTTTTGGTATCTTCAGGCAATGATGCCGCCCTTACCATAGGCGCTCATATAGGCCGCATTGTAGCAGGTAACCCCGCCTTACCATACAATCAGGCGCTAGACAAGTTTTATGAGCTCATGAACAAAAGGGCCGCAGACTTGGGGGCCACCAACTCCCATTTTGTCAATCCTCACGGCTATCATAACAAAGACCATTATACCACAGCATATGACTTGGCTTTGATTGCAAGAGAAGCCATGAAACATGAAGCCTTCAGGGAAATCGTAAAGATTACTTATAGAGAATATCCTGACTGGAACGAAGTCGACAAAAACGACCCAAGCAAAAAAGCCACTCGTTACTGGGTCAATAAAAATAGGCTGCTGGACGAAAAAAGCGAATATTATTACCCTTATGCTACTGGCATTAAAACTGGCTATACATCGTATTCGGGCCATTGTCTGGTTTCGTCGGCCACAAAAGATGGCTTAAGCCTCATCGCTGTGGTACTAAAAAGTACGCGGGATGGGCAGTGGCTCGACTCAATAAAACTGCTGGAATATGGATTTGAGCACTACACTATATATGAACCCTTAAAGCAGGGGCAGGTAGTTGCTACTACCCAGGTGAGCAATCACGCCTCCGAAGATCCAGGGGCTGTGGACATTGTGGCAGCACAGGGATTTCGGGATGTAATAGCAAAAGAGGACGTGAACAATATACAGCAAAACATTGAATGGTATTACACTGACGAAAATAATCAACTACATCTTGAAGCTCCTGTTTACAAGGGGCAGGTGGTAGGGAAACTCACTTATACTTTGAACGGCAAAACCATAGGAGAAAGTGACCTTATCGCCGCAAGGGGCATAGAAAGAAAAAAGACTATAATTGACATGATAACCCCCGGGTCTGGAGATAAATTAGCTACCAGCGGCAAAGAACATTCCCGTTCATTGATTGTGGTTGTTGTATTGCTCCTTGCATTTATCGGCGCAGCATTTTACACCCTAAAGCGCAGAAGGCGAAGAAGATATATTCTGCGGCGGTATCGATAA
- the nadD gene encoding nicotinate-nucleotide adenylyltransferase translates to MYSTVTYGELDGIHNLPQLYECCIQQLLKRAGFEVTSITKNWAASVAYDKDIQPVRLGIAGGTFDPIHIGHLIIAEVARQECHLDKVLFIPTGIPPHKRGYTVTPAIHRYEMVRLAIMDNPYFEISDIEVKREGFTYTVDTLRELKRIYPENVEFFFIIGSDTLPEVKGWREASQVVRYCQFVVYTRPGYEVVEMEVQFLKETMGASVHTVQGPLLDISSTYIRDRIRQGKSIRYLVPQRVEEYISNNRLYVQF, encoded by the coding sequence GTGTATTCAACAGTTACTTACGGGGAATTGGATGGTATCCACAATTTGCCACAACTGTACGAGTGTTGTATTCAACAACTCCTGAAAAGGGCGGGATTTGAGGTGACGAGCATTACCAAAAATTGGGCTGCGTCTGTTGCCTATGATAAAGATATACAGCCTGTGAGGTTGGGCATAGCAGGGGGAACTTTTGACCCCATACATATAGGCCATCTCATAATTGCAGAGGTAGCAAGGCAGGAATGCCATTTGGATAAGGTGCTCTTTATCCCTACCGGTATCCCTCCCCACAAACGGGGATACACCGTTACGCCAGCTATTCACAGGTATGAGATGGTCAGGTTGGCCATAATGGACAACCCTTATTTTGAGATAAGCGATATAGAGGTAAAAAGGGAAGGTTTTACTTATACCGTTGACACTTTAAGGGAGCTTAAAAGGATATACCCTGAAAATGTAGAGTTTTTTTTCATAATAGGCAGCGATACTTTGCCCGAAGTCAAGGGCTGGAGAGAAGCATCGCAAGTGGTGAGATACTGCCAATTTGTGGTGTATACAAGGCCTGGGTATGAAGTGGTCGAAATGGAAGTTCAATTTTTAAAGGAAACCATGGGGGCGTCTGTGCATACCGTACAAGGACCGCTGCTCGATATATCTTCTACATATATCAGGGATAGGATAAGGCAGGGGAAGTCGATCCGCTATCTTGTGCCGCAGAGGGTGGAAGAGTATATTAGCAATAACCGTTTGTATGTCCAATTTTGA